TAATGCTGCTCCGCTAGACACAACACCTAGCACAGCAAGGAATAAAGCGATACGCATTACCGTCGTAACCAATATTCCGATAATCGAGCTTTTCGTTACCTCCGGAAGACTGTCAACTCCTTTGACTCCGGCGTCCAAAAGCCGATGACCGCCTGCAAATGTAATATATCCGCCTACCGTTCCTCCGACAAGTGTCACAATTGCAAGTATATCAATTTTGTCAGGCACAAACGTTTTTACTGCAGCTTCTCCAACAGGTGGTGTTGTAGCGAAGGCAATGTAAATCGTTAATAAAATCATAACAATGCCGGCAATTTGCGTAAAACGGTCCATCGCTTTTCCTGCTTCTTTTACCAAGAAGACCAGAATGGCAATTACTGCACTGATTGCAGCCCCCATTTGCGGAGAGATGCCAAATAGAGCCTGCAATCCGAGACCGGCACCGGCAATATTGCCGATGTTGAATGCCAATCCTCCGATCACGATTAAGCCTGCAAGTACAAAGCCCAGACCCGGCAGCACCATATTAGCAATATCCTGTCCTCTTTTTTCAGTGACTGCAATGATGCGCCACACATTCGTCTGGGCGAAAATATCTAATAGTAATGAAATTAAAATAACAAAACCAAAGCTTGCAAGCAGGCTTTGGGTAAATACTGTCGTTTGAGTTAAAAACCCGGGTCCGATCGCTGATGTTGCCATCAAAAAGGCCGCACCGAGCAATAGCGTCCAATTGCTTTTCTTTCCGTTTTTTCCTGATGTATTAATCGGATCCATGTTTTTCCTCCTAGCGTACGGA
This window of the Bacillus gobiensis genome carries:
- a CDS encoding NRAMP family divalent metal transporter, which gives rise to MDPINTSGKNGKKSNWTLLLGAAFLMATSAIGPGFLTQTTVFTQSLLASFGFVILISLLLDIFAQTNVWRIIAVTEKRGQDIANMVLPGLGFVLAGLIVIGGLAFNIGNIAGAGLGLQALFGISPQMGAAISAVIAILVFLVKEAGKAMDRFTQIAGIVMILLTIYIAFATTPPVGEAAVKTFVPDKIDILAIVTLVGGTVGGYITFAGGHRLLDAGVKGVDSLPEVTKSSIIGILVTTVMRIALFLAVLGVVSSGAALDPNNPAASVFQNGAGMIGLKFFGIVMWAAAITSVIGAAYTSVSFIQTFSPAIEKNKNLIIIAFIAISTIAFITVGRPVDVLVIVGALNALILPIALGSLLVAVTKKRIVGDYKHPKWLLISGMFVVVVMTFMGIYTIIDLFQS